In a genomic window of Platichthys flesus chromosome 24, fPlaFle2.1, whole genome shotgun sequence:
- the LOC133949985 gene encoding uncharacterized protein LOC133949985 has product MAFGSSLVFLLLSVWSTAKCDQIPSEVRMECHDRYFLIAADLSFTGKEAHFEAVDGTGVYPITKPYAAVCGYSVSHLPLKGSMELRASYFSCHSANKDDAFFTFTFNLVVSREGGAVTYTLNETCSPTLPWSPREVTCEANYLEVSVRSDVVCPTGTKGDDWNAAVQTAYGSATSDWQVMFHEAEEQLKAMELSEARTQGYLFDLTTGRLVMRTPYGQPHSFNKEVNGVPVEVVHATLFSRQSWVVLMVHLEAACSISEGSYDDAGYMVWETSEALNPLVSGLTNTQVNVGIGGELLEQSVAEEQGFIVEKHNGSVEISIPYNAEGGYRKSFVSGDLYEYYIFHLHLEQIAGDEDHIDTRLRSHRTLVTPLLPRPVFTENRTIHEERVFTIYLGDVPEDVELSAVQLNEHAHIFTNESDRSITKVVHPNNTHGYTLKVPFDDPAVIKKFSKEDEAMKHRLEVNYTLTVLPENEPFFHLTSVMALSDITPPEFEAVCSESGISFKLDHRPFDYLWNIHIGSELLTPELATQQGYILTNNSQSLLLEVPLFTPGYVYGDVALKGFLGTFEILIQYQGTSEVQGSTVKTCPFTTAEFISCSTDGKMTVVADLSLAVSSGGIPSRSNLLSMQCRPKEAGDTRAMFSFILNSCGSIIKLGKEYVTYENEISFSRMFNFQKNPSDSSNEIDRVMVQCTYPLAGLHRLFSFYKFESDAAGVGSIVHSSHSTEVLQKPAMVFNTVLQTPVPSTRRTRPVLVKPGHYPRVPTRLQHLNSITRTDGFSQVKVNLGLF; this is encoded by the exons ATGGCTTTTGGGTCCAGCCTCGT gttcCTCCTCTTGTCAGTGTGGTCAACTGCAAAATGTGACCAGATTCCCAGTG AAGTTCGTATGGAGTGTCATGATCGTTACTTCCTGATAGCTGCTGATCTCTCATTCACTGGAAAAGAAGCTCACTTTGAGGCTGTTG ATGGAACAGGTGTTTACCCAATCACAAAGCCGtatgctgctgtgtgtggatACTCTGTCAGTCATCTCCCTCTTAAAGGCAGTATGGAGCTCCGAGCCTCCTACTTCAGCTGTCACAGTGCCAACAAA GATGATGCATTTTTCACATTCACCTTCAACCTGGTCGTGAGCCGTGAAGGAGGGGCGGTCACCTACACTTTGAATGAGACCTGTTCTCCCACTCTGCCCTGGTCTCCCAGAGAGGTCACCTGTGAGGCCAACTACCTAGAG GTGTCTGTGAGGAGTGACGTGGTGTGTCCAACTGGGACAAAGGGAGACGATTGGAATGCTGCTGTCCAAACT GCATATGGTTCAGCCACCTCAGACTGGCAGGTGATGTTTCATGAAGCAGAAGAGCAGCTGAAAGCGATGGAACTGTCTGAAGCTCGCACACAGGGCTATTTGTTTGACCTGACCACAGGACGCCTTGTAATGCGCACACCGTATGGACAACCGCATTCATTTAACAAGGAG GTGAACGGTGTTCCAGTAGAGGTTGTCCATGCAACTCTGTTCTCCAGACAAAGCTGGGTTGTCCTCATGGTCCACCTTGAGGCTGCTTGCTCCATTT CTGAAGGATCATACGATGATGCTGGATACATGGTGTGGGAGACTTCTGAGGCGTTGAACCCGCTGGTGTCTGGTCTGACCAACACACAGGTCAACGTCGGTATCGGTGGTGAACTTTTGGAGCAGTCGGTGGCAGAGGAGCAAGGCTTCATTGTGGAGAAGCACAACGGCTCGGTAGAGATCAGCATCCCCTATAACGCTGAAGGAGGATACAGGAAG AGCTTTGTGTCTGGGGATCTCTACGAGTACTACATCTTTCATCTCCATTTGGAGCAAATCGCAGGGGATGAGGACCATATTGACACCAGACTTCGCTCACACAGGACACTCGTAACTCCTCTTCTGCCACGTCCTGTATTTACAGAGAACC GAACCATCCATGAGGAGCGAGTTTTCACAATCTACCTGGGAGATGTTCCTGAGGATGTCGAGCTCTCTGCTGTTCAGCTAAATGAACACGCacatatattcacaaatgaGAGTGACCGCAGCATCACAAAGGTTGTTCATCCCAACAACACCCATGGCTACACTCTGAAGGTGCCTTTCGATGACCCTGCTGTCATTAAGAAG TTCTCTAAAGAAGATGAAGCTATGAAGCACAGACTGGAAGTCAACTACACACTGACCGTTCTGCCTGAGAATGAGCCGTTTTTCCACCTGACCTCAGTCATGGCACTATCGGACATAA ctcctccagagtttGAAGCAGTCTGTTCCGAGTCTGGAATCAGCTTCAAACTGGACCACCGGCCTTTCGACTACCTGTGGAACATCCATATCGGTTCTGAACTGCTGACGCCAGAACTGGCAACCCAGCAGGGCTACATCCTGACCAACAATAGCCAGAGTCTGCTGCTCGAGGTCCCCCTCTTCACTCCTGGATACGTGTATGGG GACGTTGCTCTGAAGGGATTCCTTGGCACTTTTGAAATCCTCATTCAATATCAAGGAACATCAGAGGTCCAGGGCTCAACTGTGAAGACGTGTCCATTCACTACTGCCGAGTTCATTT CGTGTTCCACTGATGGGAAGATGACTGTGGTGGCTGACCTGTCTCTGGCCGTCTCAAGTGGAGGAATCCCTTCTAGGTCCAACCTCCTGAGCATGCAGTGTCGACCCAAAGAAGCAGGCGACACCAGGGCTATGTTCTCTTTCATTCTCAACAGCTGTGGCTCCATAATAAAG CTCGGTAAGGAATATGTGACGTACGAAAACGAGATTTCCTTCAGCAGGATGTTCAATTTTCAGAAAAATCCATCAGATTCCAGCAATGAGATTGACCG GGTAATGGTGCAGTGTACGTATCCCCTGGCTGGGCTCCACCGTCTCTTCTCCTTTTATAAGTTTGAATCTGACGCAGCGGGTGTCGGCAGCATTGTTCATTCTTCACACTCAACTGAAG TTCTACAAAAACCTGCAATGGTGTTCAACACGGTGCTTCAAACTCCAGTGCCTTCAACCAGACGTACCAGACCTGTTTTGGTGAAGCCTGGTCACTACCCCAGAGTGCCGACACGTTTACAGCATCTCAATTCAATCACCAGGACTGACGGATTTTCACAGGTCAAAGTCAATCTGGGTCTATTTTAG